A DNA window from bacterium contains the following coding sequences:
- a CDS encoding fumarylacetoacetate hydrolase family protein has protein sequence MPMRLARIWIPGQGANLAVCEGTDVRPLAAASGAPVASLDELLRPAGAGVRAAAAVRSLPARGAAYRYDDLDRAPDPARPHLLPPVVPPEVWAAGVTYERSREARLAETTTIGIYDKVYDAERPEVFFKATASRCVGPNVPVGVRADSRWTVPEAELAVVLDGDGTIVGYTLGNDMSARDIEGENPLYLPQAKIYRACCSLGPAILLTDDPGEPRLTLWCRILRGGREAFRGEIGTSRLHRRIADLVDYLRRANDIPAMTVLLTGTGIVPPDDFACEDGDVIEIGATEIGVLRNPAVRVV, from the coding sequence ATGCCGATGCGGCTCGCCCGAATCTGGATCCCGGGACAGGGCGCGAACCTCGCCGTCTGCGAGGGCACGGATGTCCGGCCGCTGGCGGCCGCATCGGGCGCTCCGGTCGCCTCGCTCGACGAGCTGCTGCGCCCGGCCGGGGCGGGCGTCCGCGCCGCCGCCGCCGTCCGGAGCCTGCCGGCGCGGGGCGCCGCGTACCGGTACGACGACCTCGACCGGGCGCCCGACCCCGCGCGTCCGCACCTGCTGCCGCCGGTCGTGCCGCCCGAAGTGTGGGCGGCCGGCGTGACGTACGAACGCAGCCGGGAGGCGCGCCTCGCCGAGACCACGACCATCGGGATCTACGACAAGGTTTACGACGCCGAGCGGCCGGAGGTGTTCTTCAAGGCCACCGCCTCGCGGTGCGTCGGGCCGAACGTCCCCGTGGGCGTCCGCGCCGATTCGCGGTGGACCGTCCCGGAGGCGGAGCTGGCGGTGGTGCTGGACGGCGACGGGACGATCGTGGGGTACACGCTCGGCAACGACATGAGCGCCCGGGATATCGAGGGCGAAAATCCATTGTACCTGCCGCAGGCCAAAATCTACCGGGCCTGCTGCAGCCTCGGCCCCGCCATCCTGCTGACCGACGATCCCGGGGAGCCGCGGCTCACGCTGTGGTGCCGAATCTTGCGGGGCGGCCGAGAGGCGTTCCGGGGGGAGATCGGGACCTCGCGCCTGCACCGCCGGATCGCCGATCTCGTCGATTATCTGCGCCGCGCGAACGACATTCCGGCCATGACGGTGCTGCTGACGGGCACCGGTATCGTCCCGCCCGACGACTTCGCCTGCGAGGACGGCGATGTGATCGAAATCGGGGCGACGGAGATCGGCGTGCTCAGGAATCCCGCCGTGCGCGTCGTCTAG
- a CDS encoding glutaredoxin family protein, whose amino-acid sequence MTVVVYGKPACSLCDKATAILERLRHEFPFRIEHVDITGDAELFARYREKIPVVVLDGREVAWGIVTTPALRSILRRAGRA is encoded by the coding sequence TGTACGGCAAACCGGCGTGTTCCCTCTGCGACAAGGCGACGGCCATCCTGGAGCGCCTGCGGCACGAGTTCCCGTTTCGCATCGAGCACGTGGACATCACCGGGGACGCCGAGCTCTTCGCCCGGTACCGCGAGAAGATCCCCGTCGTCGTGCTGGACGGGCGTGAAGTCGCCTGGGGCATCGTCACGACGCCCGCGCTCCGGTCGATCTTGCGGCGCGCCGGCCGGGCCTGA